In Planifilum fulgidum, the genomic stretch AATCCGCCTTCCGGTTCGTAGCCCGTTCCCGTCACCTCGTACAGCCGGCCGTCCGCCCACACCCGGGTGACCGTCATCTTGTTCTGGGTCAAGGTCCCCGTCTTGTCCGAGCAGATCACCGTGGCGCAGCCCAGGGTCTCCACCGACGGCAACCGGCGCACGATCGCCTTCCGCCGGATCATCCGCTGCACCCCCAGCGCCAGCGCGATCGTCACGATCGCCGGCAGCCCCTCCGGAATGGCCGCCACCGCCAGGCTGACCCCCGCCAAAAACATCTCATAAAGCCCGTGGCCGTGAAGCACCCCGGCCACCACCACCATGCCCGTCAAAATCAGCGCCACGACGATCAGCACTTTCCCCAGCTGCTCCAGGCGGCGCTGCAGCGGCGTCTCCATCTGCTCCGCCGTCTGGATCAGGTGGGCGATCCGCCCCATCTCCGTCTCCATCCCCGTGTGGACGACGATGCCCGTTCCGCTCCCCCGGACCACCATCGTCCCCATGTAGCCCATGTTCTTCCGGTTCCCCAGGGGCACGTCCGCCCGGGGCAGGCGCTCCGCCGATTTGCTCACCGGAACGGATTCCCCCGTCAGCGCCGACTCCTCCACGTACAGGCTCTCCGCCCGGATCAGGCGCACATCCGCCGGGATGCGATCCCCGCTCTCCAGGGCAACGATGTCCCCCGGCACCAGGTCGGCGGCGGGAATCCGCTCCCACACCCCTCCGCGCAGCACCCGGGCCGTCGGGGCGGACAGCTCCTTGAGCGCCGCCAGGGACCGCTCCGCCCGCACCTCCTGCACAAAGCCCAAGATGGCGTTTAAAAAGACGATGGCGATGATGGCCGCCGCATCCAGATATTCGCCCAAAAGCCCCGAAATGAGCGTGGCGGCCAGCAAAACGAGCACCATGAAATCCTTGAACTGGTTGAGAAACACGATGAAGGGAGAGATCTTTTTCCCTTCGCTCAGCCGGTTGGGTCCCACCGCCTTCAGCCTTCTCTCGGCTTCCCCCCTGTCCAGGCCGACGGCGGGATCCACTTCAAAGTGGGCCGCCACCCGGTCGGCTTCCCACTCCACCCAGCGACTTTTCTCCGACACATCGACGCCCCCTTTGTCCAACCTCTCCTCTCTACTTCTATTCAGACAGGCCGTAAAAGATGAATCCCGCCGACAAGACCGGGAAAATGCGCGACAGAACAGGTAAGGGGCATGCGCCTTCTGTTGCGCGTGCCCCTCCTCGTCTTCTTTCAAAAACCTTCCGGCGGCTCGTCGCCTTCTTCCCTCCTTTTCAATTTCTCGTATAATAATATTGACAAAATCGGAAGGAGCTGACCGATGGGAAGGGAAATCGCAGGGTTCCTGATCCGGATCGGGGCGCAGGTTTTCCTCTGGATCGGCCTTTGGACCAGCGAAGCCGAAAACGCGGAAAGCCGTCCCTGGCTTTTGGCCGCGTGTGCCCTGTATTTCTCTTTTTATTTTCTCACCCCTCTATTTTCCCGGGGGAGATGGCTCCTGATCGGCTCCGCCCTGGCCGCGGCCTCCGCCCAGCGGTGGTTCACATCGGGGGAGAGCGTGATCCCTTTTCTCCTCTATTACCTTTTGCTGCTGGAATGCCTGTTTGCGGCCGATGATCGGGACAAAACCCCGGCGGCATCCGGAGTGGCCCTCGCTTCCCTTCTCCCCTACGCGGGACAGACACAGGCACTTCCGCTGACTTTTCACCTCTTTTTGCTGTGTCTCCTCGCCTTCGCCGGAATCAAGGGGAGTGAATGGCGCAGAACGGCGGAAGAGCGCCGCGAGATGTATGTCGGCCTCGCCGGCGAATACCGCCGGCTGAAACGGCGGGCCTACGAAGGGGAACAGAACGCGCGCATCGAAGAGCGCAACCGCATCGCCCGTGACATGCATGATTCGGTCGGACATCACTTGACCGCCCTGCTGATCCAGATCGAGGTCCTCCGGCAACAGTCCGGACGGGACGAGAACCGCTTGGCCCTGATCAAGGCGTTGGCCAAGAAGAGCCTGGAGGAAATCCGGACAGCGGTGCGGACTCTGCATGAAAAGGAGATCCAGGGCCTTTCTTCCGTCATTCACCTGATCCGGCGGCTGGAAACCGACAGCCAAATCCGGGTCAACTTCACCGCCAAACAAGGAGCGCTGTCCGTCCCCCTCTCCGCCGACAAATGCGTGGCCATCTACCGCGGCATTCAGGAGGGATTGACCAATGCCATGCGCCACTCCTTCGCCCGGGAAGTGGATGTCAGCCTGGACCTCCCCGGCGGAAAAAGCATCCGCTTCGAAGTCAGCAACCGCATCCGGGAAGCAAAGCCTTACCGGGAAGGGTTCGGATTGAAAGCCCTGCGGGAGCGGGTGGAACAAGTGGGGGGAAGAGTGGAAATCGTCCCGTCCCGGGAGCGGTTCACGGTCCGGGGAATCATCCCCCTCGATGAAAAGGAGGATATCCATGCCCAACGTATTGCTGGTGGAAGATCAGCACTTGGTGCGCCAGGGATTGAAGATGATCATTGAACAGGATCCCCGGCTGAAGGTGGCGGCGGAAGCGGAAAACGGAGAAGAGGCGGTTCGACAGTTTGAAAAACACCTGATCGACATCACCCTGATGGACATCCGCATGCCGGTCCTCTCCGGACTGGAGGCGATCCGGCGAATCCGGTCGCGCCGTCCCGACGCCAAAATCCTGGTGCTGACCACCTTCAACGACGACGAATACGCCCTAAAAGCCCTTGAACTCGGGGCCTGCGGCTACCTGCTGAAGGACGCGGAACCCCGAAAGCTGATCGAGGCCATCCACAGCGCGTTACGCGGCGGGATGATCCTTCACGACACGGTGGCCGCCAAAGTGATGCCCCGCCTCCTGACCCGGCCCAAAGCGGAGACCCGAACGCAGGACCTCCCGCTGACCCCCCGGGAACGAACCATCGTCCGCCTGGTGGGAGAGGGGCTGTCCAATCGGGAAATCTCCGACGAACTCGGCCTCTCGGTGGGAACGGTGAAAAATCACATCAGCCAGATTCTGCAGAAACTGGAACTTCGCGACCGGACCCAACTGGCCATCTATGCCCTGAAAAACGACCTTGCCTGATGCCCGGGCAAGGTTTTTCCTTTTTGGATGACGCCGGAACCATGACCGAAGTCACGGGGCGTTTCCCTGTTTGTGACCGCCGGCAGTATCTGAAAAAGGGAGGGGGAAGGTAAAATAAACGGGAAAAAACGAGAGATCATCCGATATCCCCTTTGATGGAGACCGGAATTGCGGGAATTCGAACGCTCACGTCTTCCATCGCCTTTTTCTGCCGCCATCCGTCCCTGACCTTCTCCCGCTCGTCTTCTCCTCCCTCCGCTTTTATCAGATGTGGAACCATCTGCAAACCCCGGCATGGATGGAAGTCGCCCTGCTGGCGGCCCGGCTCCTTCTGCCCCGTGCGGGAATTTTCCCGAGGAGATTTCCGGAGGGAATTCGGCGAGCGGTGCTCCGTCCAATTCAGCAGGGATCGGCCCGGCGTGTTCATCGCCCAACTGGCGGTTTTTCAGTGGGCGACCCGCCTTCTGCTGGATCCCTTCATCCAGTGGCCGGGGCTCCAGACAAGGGACCGCATCGCGGCCCATGACGCCCTGCTGTTCTTTTTGAAAAATCATGTGCAACATTTCCTTGAGCATGGTCTATGTGCTCCACATGGCCGGCCTCCGGCCGCGGCCCGGACAAAACCGGAGTCGAAACTGCGGAAAGGAGGATGCGCCCCATGCTCGAAACCCAGGATCTGACCAAGCACTTCAAGGAGGTCAAAGCGGTGGACAGCATCAATCTGTTCATCGAACGGGGAGAGATTGTCGGCCTGCTCGGTCCCAACGGCGCGGGAAAAACCACGGCCATCGCCATGATCGCCGCCCTGATACCGCCGACGCGGGGCGAGGTGCTGCTTTACGGAAAAAGCGTGATCGCCTCCCCCGCTCCCTTAAGGCAAATACTGGGCATGGTCCCCCAACAGCTGGCCCTGTACCCGGATCTGACCGCCCGGGAAAATCTGCAATTTTTCGGCCGTCTGTACGGTCTGAAGGGGAAGAGCCTCGCGGTCCGGGTGGACGAAGTGTTGGAACTGGTCGGGCTGGAAGCGAAAGCCCACCGCCCGGTGAGCACCTTATCCGGAGGAATGCAGCGGCGGCTCAACATCGGCCTGGCTCTCCTCCATGAGCCCCGGTTTGTCATCATGGACGAACCGACGGTGGGCATCGACCCCCAATCCAGGCACCACATCCTGGAGACGGTAAGGCGCCTCAACCGGGAAAAGGGGATGACGGTGCTCTACACCAGCCATTACATGGAGGAGGCGGAAGTGCTTTGCCACCGCATCTACATCATGGACCAAGGGCGGATCATCGCCTCGGGAACACCGGAAGAGCTGAAATCGATCCTCAGTTCGGATCATACCATCGAACTGAAAGCGGAATCTCTTCCCCCTTCCTTTGTGGAAGCCCTGAGGCGGTTGCCGGCCGTCCGCTCGCTGTCGTCGGAGGGACAAGCCGTCACCCTGATCGCGCCGAAAACGGCCCACCTCCTGGACGACCTCTTCCGGCTCGCCCGGGAACACGGCGTCACCGTCACCTCGGTGAACATTCAATCCCCTTCCCTGGAAGATGTCTTTTTGCATCTCACCGGGAAAGCCCTGCGGGATTAAAAAGGGGGGGAGAGCATGCTCTGGGCACTGATCAAGAAAGATTTGCTCCACTTGATTCGGGTGAAAAGGGAACTGTCGACGCTGCTCGTGATGCCGGCCGTCTTGATCGCCATTTTGGGATACGCCCTGGGAGGGGTGATGAATCCGGAACCGAAACCCCTGACCGCCCAGGTGGCGGTGATTCGGGAAGGGAACGTGAAAAAGGAGTTGGAACAATTCAAGAAGGACCTGGCCCGTTCGCCCCTCTCCCCGGAGGAGCGCTTATGGGTGGTGGATAAGGCGGAACATTTTGTCCCTTCGGATATTCTGGTCCGGAAGGTGCTGCAGGGAGAAAAAGGGAAAAGGGCTTTTGCGGTCCGGGAAATTTCCCCCGGGGAGCGGGATTCCGTCCTTCGGGACGAGCGTTTCGCAGGCATCCTCACCATCCCGAAGGATTTTGACCTTAGCCTGTGGCGCTCCCTTTTCCTCCGCGAGAAAAGCGCCGTCTCTCTGAAATTGGAACTGAATGAAAGCCGATTCCTTCAGGGGCAATGGCTGAAAAGCGCCGTCGAATCCTTCCGGGAGCAGATCAACCGGTCCGGCGCCATTTATCGGAGCTTGGAACTCGCCGGTTCCAAAAAGTTGGATCCGGACTTCTTTGCCCCTGATCCGACTCCCTCCATCCGGGGGGAGATCACCACCCTGGAGGGGCGGAAACCCCTTTCTTCCTTCGAATATTTTACCGTGGGCATGAGCACCATGTTTCTTCTCCACGCCGCCGCCTTCACCGCCCGTATCGCCTCCGAGGAAAGGGAAAACCGGGCCCTGGACCGGATCGCATTGGCCGGAGTTCCGGCGTGGCGCTTTTGGGCCGGAAAGTGGCTGGCCACGTTTCTGCTGGCCTTGATCCAACTTTTCACCCTGTTCGGATATGCCGCCCTGGCCTTTGATGTAACCTGGAAGAATCCCGCCTCCTTCCTGGTCGTCACCTTCCTTTTGGCCTTTGTTGCGGGAAGCCTGGCGGTGTTTCTGATGGCCCTCAGCTTCCGTTTCAACACGTCCTGGGTGGTGGAAATCTTCTCCACCAGTATCGTCGTCATCCTCGGATTTCTCGGGGGCAGCTTCTTCAAAATGAACATCCTTTCGGAGTGGCTGGCCCGGCTGGGCGAATGGATCCCCAACGGTGCCGCGCTGACCGCCTACCTGGGCGCGATGCAAGGAGCCTCCCCGCAAGACCTGACCAATCCCCTGACGGTGCTGGCTGGATGGGCGGCCGCTCTCCTCCTGGCAGCGGCCGGCCTCAAACCGGAGAGGGGGAGGGTCCGATGAGGGCAATCCTGTGGGCCGAGTTCCGCCAGGTGCTGAGGCGGCCGACCATGTACCTGTTGATGCTCCTTCTGACCGTGCTCTTTGCCGCCACGTTCGGCCAAAAGGTGACACAGGACTGGACGATCCCCGTCTTCAGCGAAGAAATGGACCAGGGAGAAGTGGACCGGCTGGTGGAGCGATTGAACGGATACAAACCCGATTCCTTCGAAGCGGTGGAAGCCGACGAGGCCCTGCGGAAAATCGACGCCGGTGAATCGGTCATCGCCCTGGAACTGACCGAAGCGGGCTACCGTCTCCTGGCACCCCACCGGGCGATGGATGTGTCGGTGGTGGAACAGCTGGTGCGCGGAACGCTGGAACAGCAGAGGTGGATCAAACGCGCTGCCGAACAGCTGAATCAACCGCCGGAGAAAGTGGAAAAAGAGGTGGCGGAATATCTGAAGCAACCTCCCCTGATGCTGTCGGTCACCACCTTCCGCACCGAAGGAGGCTTCCGCTATGATGCGCAGGCCCAAGCCGTCTTCGGCATGACACTGTTTTACGCCATCTACACCATCACCTACACCGTCGGCCGCATTCTGCAGCGGAAAAAGGAGGGGATCTGGGACCGGATGATCATCACGCCGGTCAGCAGGGCGCGGATCTTTTTCGCCTATCTCCTCTTCGGTTTCCTGCTGGGATACGGACAGATCGCGCTCATCTTCACCCTGTTCCGGACCGCGTTTCGCATGGATTTCGGCGGATCCTTCGGCATGGTGCTCCTGCTGTGCATCCCCTACGTCTTCGTCACCATCGCCCTGGGCATCTGCCTGTGCGCCTTCATCCGTTCCCCTCAACATCTGGATGCCGCCGTCCCCCTGCTGGCGATCAGTTCCGCCATGGTGGGAGGAGCCTTCTGGCCCATCGAGATCGTCTCCAACGACGTCCTGCTGTTTCTCTCCAAGCTGGTGCCCATCACCTATGCGATGGAGATGCTGAAGGGCGTCGCCGTCTACGGCTGGGGATGGCGGGAGGTGGCGGAACCGATGACGATGCTTGTCGCCATGGGCGTGATTCTGATGGGCATCGGGATCCACGTCATGGAAAAGCGGCACGAATGATCCGACCGCAGCGGCCTTCTCCCGGGTTGACCAAGCGCCCCGTTCCATGTATCGTAGACACCAGCGGCCGCGAACCTTCTCCGACGGGCAGGAAAAGCCCCTTTCCGGAGAGGCGCCGGGGCAGGCCGCCTTCCCCAAGGAGGTGGTTCTCATGTCCTTCGACGGATTGGTCACCCGCGCCGTGGTGCACGAACTGCAAGACGCCCTGGCGGGCGGCCGGGTGACGAAAATTTACCAACCCGGTGAATATGAACTTCTCTTCCATATACGTTCCCAGGGGGAAACCCATCGGCTGATCCTGTCCGCCCATCCGGCCTACCCCCGCTTTCACCTGACCCGGGAGCGGACAGACAATCCCAAGGAGCCGCCCATGTTCTGCATGCTTCTCCGCAAACACCTGGAGGGAGGCATCGTCCACCGGGTGAAGCAGGTGGAGATGGACCGG encodes the following:
- a CDS encoding ABC transporter permease, whose amino-acid sequence is MLWALIKKDLLHLIRVKRELSTLLVMPAVLIAILGYALGGVMNPEPKPLTAQVAVIREGNVKKELEQFKKDLARSPLSPEERLWVVDKAEHFVPSDILVRKVLQGEKGKRAFAVREISPGERDSVLRDERFAGILTIPKDFDLSLWRSLFLREKSAVSLKLELNESRFLQGQWLKSAVESFREQINRSGAIYRSLELAGSKKLDPDFFAPDPTPSIRGEITTLEGRKPLSSFEYFTVGMSTMFLLHAAAFTARIASEERENRALDRIALAGVPAWRFWAGKWLATFLLALIQLFTLFGYAALAFDVTWKNPASFLVVTFLLAFVAGSLAVFLMALSFRFNTSWVVEIFSTSIVVILGFLGGSFFKMNILSEWLARLGEWIPNGAALTAYLGAMQGASPQDLTNPLTVLAGWAAALLLAAAGLKPERGRVR
- a CDS encoding ABC transporter permease, which codes for MRAILWAEFRQVLRRPTMYLLMLLLTVLFAATFGQKVTQDWTIPVFSEEMDQGEVDRLVERLNGYKPDSFEAVEADEALRKIDAGESVIALELTEAGYRLLAPHRAMDVSVVEQLVRGTLEQQRWIKRAAEQLNQPPEKVEKEVAEYLKQPPLMLSVTTFRTEGGFRYDAQAQAVFGMTLFYAIYTITYTVGRILQRKKEGIWDRMIITPVSRARIFFAYLLFGFLLGYGQIALIFTLFRTAFRMDFGGSFGMVLLLCIPYVFVTIALGICLCAFIRSPQHLDAAVPLLAISSAMVGGAFWPIEIVSNDVLLFLSKLVPITYAMEMLKGVAVYGWGWREVAEPMTMLVAMGVILMGIGIHVMEKRHE
- a CDS encoding sensor histidine kinase yields the protein MGREIAGFLIRIGAQVFLWIGLWTSEAENAESRPWLLAACALYFSFYFLTPLFSRGRWLLIGSALAAASAQRWFTSGESVIPFLLYYLLLLECLFAADDRDKTPAASGVALASLLPYAGQTQALPLTFHLFLLCLLAFAGIKGSEWRRTAEERREMYVGLAGEYRRLKRRAYEGEQNARIEERNRIARDMHDSVGHHLTALLIQIEVLRQQSGRDENRLALIKALAKKSLEEIRTAVRTLHEKEIQGLSSVIHLIRRLETDSQIRVNFTAKQGALSVPLSADKCVAIYRGIQEGLTNAMRHSFAREVDVSLDLPGGKSIRFEVSNRIREAKPYREGFGLKALRERVEQVGGRVEIVPSRERFTVRGIIPLDEKEDIHAQRIAGGRSALGAPGIEDDH
- a CDS encoding ABC transporter ATP-binding protein gives rise to the protein MLETQDLTKHFKEVKAVDSINLFIERGEIVGLLGPNGAGKTTAIAMIAALIPPTRGEVLLYGKSVIASPAPLRQILGMVPQQLALYPDLTARENLQFFGRLYGLKGKSLAVRVDEVLELVGLEAKAHRPVSTLSGGMQRRLNIGLALLHEPRFVIMDEPTVGIDPQSRHHILETVRRLNREKGMTVLYTSHYMEEAEVLCHRIYIMDQGRIIASGTPEELKSILSSDHTIELKAESLPPSFVEALRRLPAVRSLSSEGQAVTLIAPKTAHLLDDLFRLAREHGVTVTSVNIQSPSLEDVFLHLTGKALRD
- a CDS encoding response regulator → MPNVLLVEDQHLVRQGLKMIIEQDPRLKVAAEAENGEEAVRQFEKHLIDITLMDIRMPVLSGLEAIRRIRSRRPDAKILVLTTFNDDEYALKALELGACGYLLKDAEPRKLIEAIHSALRGGMILHDTVAAKVMPRLLTRPKAETRTQDLPLTPRERTIVRLVGEGLSNREISDELGLSVGTVKNHISQILQKLELRDRTQLAIYALKNDLA